Sequence from the Ziziphus jujuba cultivar Dongzao chromosome 9, ASM3175591v1 genome:
TCGTATGAATTGTTCATTGTTACATTCAGAGTAATTCTACcactgttttgttttgttttatttttatttttattatgttggctttggatatattttcattttcgaATTGCCACTAATGGGGTTCTTAAGAAAGTCAAGAATCCTCCTTGGCGAGGCATCGATTTTGAGGACAATCTCATCATGATTCTCCAAACAACTTTCAGAACCGAGGATTTTGATAGGGTCGAAGGGATTCTGGTGGGTAGAGGCGTGGAGATGAAGCTAGAAATAGAGACAATGAAGGAAGATTTTTCTATTACAATAAGAAAGGGATTTTTAGATAAGGTTTTATAGGAGATGGAGTTGAAAAGCACGAATGAGAGAGTAGAAAAACTGCCTGTATGAACATTATGCGAACGTTCATACGGGCATTCGCACTTTTCAACTCCATCTTCTATTGAACCTAATCTAAAAATCCCTTTCTTTCTGTAACAGACAAATCTTCCTTCATTGTCTCTATTTCTGGCTTCATCTCTGTGCCTCTACCCACCAGAATCCCCTCGACACTTTCAAAATCCTCGGTTATGAAAGCTATTCCGAGAATCATGATGAGCTTTTCCTTCTTAGAATCGATGCCTTGAGAGGAGGATTCTCAACTTTCATAATAATCTCATCGGTGTCaattccaaaatgaaaatataaccgAAGCCGACGCAACTACATGTCCACCGCGTCGCCTTTGGTGCATGTTCTAATTaccattgaataaataaataaatatggttttaattttgttacaaATTGTGGATATATTGTGTCAAATCCTTTGTAATTAAGCTTTCTAAACTATCTAAAAACTTTTACACGATCATTGGAACTGACAAATGGAATACAGTAACTATTTTGCCCAAAATCGATGCAGAACCTTACCATCATCAAACGAAATTGCAAATACAATACAGTTAATAAAGtatcctaattttgtggacATAAGCTGACGGGTGGTCGTTGATCTAGCGTTGGCATTTCCACCTAAGACGACAATGAAATGTCAATGTAGCGTTGGCGTTGGTcccctaataaacataacatatcATTTTGTTCTAGCTTTATTCTTCACATGATTTTGTAAAGTTTGTTTCAATTCCTCAGTaactattttgtccaaaatcggtgcaaaaacCTACCActatcaaacgaaattacaaaggcaatacagtaaataaattatcctaattttgtgggTGTGAGCCGACGAGTGGTCGTTGATCTAGCATCAGCATTTCTTcataagatgatgatgaagcgTCCACGTAGCATCGGCGTTAGTCGCTTAATAAACACAACATATCTTTCTGTTCTTGCattattctttacatgattttgcaaagtttgtttcaaTTCATAAGTAACTATTTTGTCCACAATCGGTACAAAAACTTACCACCATCGACAATTGATGCAAAAACTTACAACAATCAAACgtaattacaaaggcaatacagccaataaattatcctaattttgtggacGTAAGCTGACGAGTGGTCGTTGATCTAGCATCAGCGTTTCCTCCtaagatgatgatgaaatgtCAATGTAGCATCGGCATTGAacataacatatctttttgttctagctttattctttacatgattttgcaaagtttgtttaaattcctcagtaattatttagtccaaaatcggtgcaaaaacttacaagaatcaaacaaaattacaaaggcaatacagtcaataaattatcctaattttgtggacGTAAGCCAACGAGTGGTTGTTGATCTAGCATTAGTATTTCCTCCTAAGACGACGATGAAACGTCAACGTAGCGTCGGTGTTGGTcccctaataaacataacatatctttttggtctagctttattctttacatgattttgcaaagtttgtttcaaTTCCTAAGTaactattttttccaaaatcggtgcaaaaacttactaccatcaaacaaaattacaaaggcaacacaatcaataaattatcctaattttgtggcCATAAGCTGACGAGTGGTCGTTGATCTAGCGTTAGCGTTTCTTCctaagaagatgatgaagcGTCCATGTAGCGTTAGCATTGGTCCCCTAATGAacataacatatctttttgttctagctttattctttacatgattttgcaaagtttgtttcaaTTCCTAAGTAACTATTTTGTCCACAATTGGTGCAAAAACTTACCACCAtccaaaatcggtgcaaaaacttacaacaattaaatgaaattacaaaggcaatacagccaataaattatcctaattttatgGATGTAAGCCGAAGAGTGGTCGTTGATCTAGCATCAGTGTTTCTCCTAAGACGACAATGAAACGTCAATGTAGCGTCGACGTTGGTcccctaataaacataacatatctttttgttctaggtttattttcaacatgattttgcaaagtttatttgaattcatcagtaatttatttgaccaaaatcggtgcaaaaacttacaagaatcaAATGAAACTGCAAAGGTaatacagtcaataaattattCTAATTTTGTGGACATAAGACGATGAGTGGTCGTTGATCTAGCATCGGCGTTTCCCCCTGAGACGACAATGAAACGTCAATGTAGCGTCGACGTTGGTTCCCTAATGAACTTAatatatctttttgttctaggtttattctttacatgattttgccaagtttgtttgaattcctcagtaattattttgaccaaaattgatgcaaaaacttacaagaataAAACGAAATTAAAAAGGTATtatagtcaataaattatcctaattttgtggacTTAAGCTGACGAGTGGTCGTTGATCTAGTATCGGCGTTTCTTCCTAAGACGACGATGAGGCGTCAACGTAGCATGGGTGTTGGTCCCCTAATAAACATGACATATCTTTTTGTGCTAGctttattctttacatgattttgcaaagtttgtttgaattcctcagtaattattttgaccaaaatcggtgcaaaaacTTACCGATTGTTAAGGACTGGACAATTTCTTTTGTCGTGCTTTTGGTcaatttttccacatccattgcaatGTCGACCTCTATACTTAGCAGCATTTGTTGCCTTCTCTTTCCCCCCTTTTAATCTTCTTCCACATCCTTTTGCCCTCACCTGAGATGGGTATTTCAGAGTTGTGTCATTAACATTACTACCTTTTTCAGAAATGCCTCCACTCTTTGTGCTACCACCTACGAATTTAAACTGATCAACCAAACTTTGCAGAGCATCATTCACAATTACAGCTACCTCTTCATTTGACATGATGTTATCAACGAGTTCTAAGAAAAAGTTTGAATAGTTTATTTTGCCATGTTAACATTGAACCACCTTTTCCAGTTATCTCGAAACCTTCCTTGTCGTATATTATTTGAGATTTTGCAGCTTTAGTCcaccttttcattatatattgattcGGCAAAGGAATATCACCAAACAGTCGcaaaaatgccaaaatatgtCTACATGGAATCCCTTCACTctcaaaatttttatagttaCATGATGCATAGTCCAAAATTTTTTCATAAGCAATTTCCCGAAACCTTGGAGCACCTCCATTTGGACAACTCTAGACTGTATCCATTTTATGTGTATCATTTTCACTAACAATTTGTGGCATTGTTACTAAGCTATGCCACAACTCATCttgaaacttataaaaaatcttGCATGTGTATATCTTAGCCATTTGCTTCTCCATTTCCAATGGCAGTTTCAAAACAGgcttctcattaatatcaaTATGATCAGCACTTAAGTCTTCGTGACGTTGATGTGCAAGTGCCCTATTAAATCGaagtataaaatccattaataaatttttcttcaaaaagtaAATCTTGAAAAATGCATGAGGGCTTTCTGCACATTGGCTACTTGACATTCCAACTGAGAATACATGATTAACATATGCTGGCACCCATCTTGAACGTAGttcaaatattgactttaacCATTCATTGTCATGTAGGTTCACCTTTTCGATGATAGAAGCcgattttctttcaaactttTTCAGACATTCTGATTCCCAAATGCAGTGTTTGATCCTTGTAAAAATCCCTGTAAGTGattgcatttaaatatatagaaaacttCTCAAGTATGTGCCAACTACAATACTTGTGGGATGTATTCGGTAAGCTCTGAGCTACAACTTTTGTCATTGCAGGATCTTGATCGGTGATAATCATCTTTGGGGTGTTTGCAGGCATGCTCTTCTTTAATAGCTcaaataaccaaacaaaaaattcaGTTCTTTCATCGCTTAAGAATGCACATGCAAATATCACTGTTTGACCATGATTGTTAACCCCAACCAAAGGTGCAAATATCATACCATACTGATTAGTGTTGTAAGTTGTATCAAATACCACAACATCACCAAAACATCCATAAGCTCTTCTACAAACCGAATCAGACCAAAAATAACGCTTCAATTTAATACATTCATCATCTGTATCTATTTCAAACATAAATGATGGATCCCTTTCTTGCTTTGTTAGGAAATATTCTTTCAATAGTTCTGCATCTTGTCCTCGCATTTCCATTATGCAACTTAGCTTCGTAGTTATAAATATCCTTCTTCGTACACCCGTGATTCTTTATACCCCcagcttcaaattcaagaatacTTATTTGTTGGTGAGTTGGCATGTTTGCTGCTGAAAACTGCTGTGTCAGTGATTTTTTGGCTTCAGACACATTACGATGTGACCTCAATAAATGTACTTTTTTAGGGCTTGATAATGGATGACTGTGCTCTTCAACAAATACATTAATGACATATTTCCCCATTTTGGACATAACCACGGCTAATTTTGCCTTACAATTATCTCTTGTTATCCCCCGACACCTTTTTTTCTTACCGCCCTTTTTAGAAGATTCTCCTTCTTTATAACAAACGAATTATTTCCTTATAACTTCATTGGTACCTTTACTTCTCTTACTGGAATTGCTACGAACACTAAATCCCGCCTCTTTTGAATACTTACTGTAAAACTCAAGTGCCTCATCTATCGATAGAAACTCTTGTCCAACCGCTAGTTTTAAGTTTTTCGACACTTGGGGAATGTAAACATCATCAACGTCATTAGAGCATGACAGCAAGGATTTTCTACATCGCCAGCATGATGATTATTTACTTCATACTATAAATCATTCACGTTGCCATCTAAGATAATAAAATCAACAtatgatcattattaatttctatatgaTATACATTTCAATCCACTTCCAAATCAACTTACTGActacttataatttatataacatgCTATTAGTCATTAATGCCACAGGGAAGGGATGGAAgcatagattttataaaaatgaagcTCACAGGGAAGGGATGGAAGcaatcaaaattaatagatGAACATGTATAAAACGGGTGAAACCTTGGTTTCCCGTAACTGGagcttcctcttctcctctgttcatgtttctttttctttattttttttcctaaattggaaacaaaaagaaattcatcaATACACATTGTCagaatttaaaacttttatctTTAAATCTAACAGATTATACTTAATGATTATGATACAGAAAACGAAATACTAACTTTTAACCCCAAGTATGGTACCGACGGTGGCGGTGGAATGTTCGAAACAATGGCCGATTAGAAAGGATTTGGGATTTTTGAAATGGTCAAGTCGGGCCTCCCGGCTTCACTGTTTGGtgaaaaatttattatgatGGGTGGGAAATTTTAAACGGCTAGATCTGTGTGAAAATATGGTGTTCGTGAGGCAGGAAATGAATAGCGGGAATGTTAAAGGAATGTAAAATTTTCCGTAATTATTTCTTATGTGTGACAAAAAGTAATTTGAGCCGTTCGCAAGACTCCTTGTAATCCGATAGCTGAGCAATTTCCCACATTTTTGGACTGTACCATTTTTGTCCAATCGGTCCTGACCATAGAAggactgaatatatatatatatatatatatttggtcttATTATATGGTTTTCCTATTTAAGAAGGATATATGTTAGTTCAAAATAGGATTAATTCTACTATGGTATCCTGAAGTTTTAAGATTGTGCAATTTAGATCGGAAAGTTTGGAACCATtatgtttgaaatttaatttaaaatgatcTAGCCGGTTAATGATGGCAGTGTGTGTCAGATGCTAATATCATAATtcatttttccaataaaaaaattaaaaaaaatttgaaaaaataaaattgttatttttcattttatatatctatatatatatattttaaaattgtatccATTCCtactttatttaaattaaaattttcaataaattaaatattttttgacctaaaacttgacaaaaaataaaaataaaaataaaaataaaaatggaatttttagtctaataaaaatatttttattagaccaaaattaatgataattttatgcccaaaccataaacaaaatttcaaaaaaataagaaaataaaaattagaaaaaaaataaaaacagaaataaaattggaatttttggtcaaataaatatattttaactagaccaaaaattaaaaaaacaattttattagaGCAAAAATTCGTATGGACTTTTTTTGCTCaaacgataaaaaaaaaataggccaaaaaaagagaaagaattagaccgaaaataaaaataatcttggAACTTttagtctaataaaaatattcttattagaccaaaaattaaataaaataactttactGGACCAaatattaattagataaaaaattaacaataacttTTTATGctcaaaccataaaaaattagaccaaaaataaaaattagaaaaaaatgaaaattagacaaaaaataaaaataaagtgtctatagttaaatttaaatatttttggatctgAAATtagaccccccaaaaaaaaaaaagaaatgaaatgatctaataaaaataataaaaattttaaaatatatgtacatatatatatatatatatatatatatattatttttgtctagttttagttttttatggatttttagtttggtctaataaaaagttaaaaattgaaattggaacaaagtaaaaaaaaaaaaaattatgctttttattttttattatttttgtcagATAAGGGTTCctactttgtttttatttttatttttattttttttgcctaATTTTATGTCCAAAAATATTGAACATTTAAtgtgaacattttttttttctgatttttggtctatttttgtttttttaaaattttggtctaattttttatggtttgggcttaaaatatatttttaatttttgatttatgatttcttatttaatttttggcctAATAAAAATACGtctattagaccaaaaatttcaattttatttttacttttatttttgtctattttttttttgttttggtcttattattgttattattattattatttttttatggtttgggcatataaatattattaattttttgtctaataaattttttttttgattcttggtccaatcaaaatatttttattggataaaaaattctaattttatatttattttgggtcaaattttatttatgatttttagaaattttaacgtaaataaatagaaatagatataattttttaaataaaaaaccataaatataaaataaaaaaataataaatttattatttttttcaattttttgttggaaaaataaattatgacgTTAGCATGTGATGCATGCTAACTCATCTAATAACTGTTAACTCTGTTAGCTAATCGGACCAATttgtatcaaatttaaaaacttaggggtttaatttgcataattttaaatttcaatgttCAAATAGCGAAACTTTGAAACTTTAGAGTAGTAAAGTGCGATTAAACCTTCCAACTAGTTGAAGCGGCATAATGAATAAAAAGGTAAATATGTTCTTTTCTCCATtattctctcctttttttttttttttctgggtaaatttgttttaattagcTTGTTTGGAAGCATTCTACCATTGGCCAGGACATTACTTGTAGAAACACACATAAGCATCATCTTGATGCTCATATGGTAGCTGATTGGGTCAAACTTATTTTGGGATAACTTCATTCCTCTTTCTCGTACTTTTCTTTGTTTGTGATTATTCTTAAACAAAATTCTCATAGACAATGTTTTTATTAGAACTTGTTTGTCTTTGAAGAGTTGCTTTATTGGCTAGTTTTTTATGCCACATGGTATGCACGTAATCAAAGCTATTGCTTGGATAATTTCATTCCTCGAAAAAGAGCTACTTTATTGGCTAGTTTTTTATGCCACATGGTATGCACGTAATCAAAGCTATTGCTTGGATAATTTCATCCCTCTTTCgaggatttttgtttttattatcagATCTATATAACAAGAAGTTAATGAGTTGCATCCAGGAGTTAAGAATAACATTGTTTTGGACTTAATGCTAGGCCTGTTCAAAAAACCCGACCTGATCCAacccattaattaaaaaaaccaatataattTGAACGGGTCGCGGGTTGGTTTTTTCAACCCGAATTCATCGGGCTGGGTTTtggattataaattaaaaacttgaCTCCACCTCACCCGACCCGACCCGAGCTCTGTACTGACACAGACTGAGACTTATGAAATTAGCTCTTTCATTAACTCACAAATCCCTCCTCTTAagcctttcttttgtttttttgtaaatGCCCACATTAATTCAACAAAAAACCCCAACCCCCATGAATGAATTTCAACAGTAAATGCTCACGGAAAACCAATACAAAGacaaaaattacattaattagactccctaaaaataatatatagtatcattatttatttatttattaaaaaaaacacacGAGATTAATGGAAATTGAAagtgctgaaaaaaaaaaaaagaatcgaaaaggaaagaaaagttaGTGACTTTGAGAGAGCGAGAGAGGAGGTGACGGTGTCAAGGCTGTGAGAGTTCACTTCGCTGCGTATTGAGGGAGGCAGCATAGTACAATTCTCTTGAACTAGcatatagggaaaaaaaaaaaagcaattaatattgggctttcaattttaatgggtttttGTATTATGGGCTGCtgagttaaaaaaaaggtttctcATGTGTTTCAAAATTAACAGGGACCTTAATTTTGCTTCTCTAGACAGTGCCTCCAACCTAATAACCCAACCCAATCCAACCCGATTATTACTGGGTTGGGTTGGATTGGGTTACTATGGACTATCGGGTTGGTTCGGGTAGAAACTCGATCAACCCGATTTGGTCGAGtcagttattattttctttcaaccCAACCCAACCAGTTTACACCCCTACTTAATGATACTTAGATAATGTTTGTTGTTAAAGCTATCCTTCAAAGCAGTGTAGGCTTAAGAGAAAATACTTCAGTAGGACTATCCTATTGAGGATTTTCTTTTGCTCAAGGCATAGGCAACTAAAGCCTATGCCTAGGGTCCCATAAAAATGGGGTgccaaaatataaatagttatatttattaaataaaatagaataattcttttttttttcttttcctttcaaaaacataatgattttgctttttttaagaATTCTAGATTATCTCTAAATTCATCATTTGTTGCTGTATTATCTTAaactattttatgtttggaaaatAACGCTAATCAAGTCCAATCTCGGATGGATTCTTGCAAAGA
This genomic interval carries:
- the LOC132799413 gene encoding protein FAR-RED IMPAIRED RESPONSE 1-like — its product is MEMRGQDAELLKEYFLTKQERDPSFMFEIDTDDECIKLKRYFWSDSVCRRAYGCFGDVVVFDTTYNTNQYGMIFAPLVGVNNHGQTVIFACAFLSDERTEFFVWLFELLKKSMPANTPKMIITDQDPAMTKVVAQSLPNTSHKYWIFTRIKHCIWESECLKKFERKSASIIEKVNLHDNEWLKSIFELRSRWVPAYVNHVFSVGMSSSQCAESPHAFFKIYFLKKNLLMDFILRFNRALAHQRHEDLSADHIDINEKPVLKLPLEMEKQMAKIYTCKIFYKFQDELWHSLVTMPQIVSENDTHKMDTV